A genomic region of Thermotoga sp. Ku-13t contains the following coding sequences:
- the ltaE gene encoding low-specificity L-threonine aldolase produces MIDLRSDTVTKPTPEMRKAMAEAEVGDDVYGEDPTVNRLEQLAAEMFGKEAALFVASGTMGNQVSIMVHTQRGDEVILEADSHIFWYEAGAMSVLSGVMPHPIKGKNGAMDPDDVRKAIRPKDIHFPRTSLITIENTHNRSGGRVVPLENFKAIYQIAKEHGINVHVDGARIFNASIASGISVKEYAKYADSLMFCLSKGLCAPVGSIVVGSKQFIERARKARKILGGGMRQAGVLAAAGIIALTKMVDRLKEDHENAKFLATKLREIGYSVNVEDVETNMVILKTDNLKVNAHQFLSAMREKGVLAVAFSDTSIRLVTHNDVSRKDIIEKALNVFEELFREFRR; encoded by the coding sequence GTGATCGATCTTCGTTCGGATACGGTCACGAAACCGACACCTGAGATGAGAAAAGCGATGGCGGAAGCTGAAGTCGGCGACGACGTCTACGGTGAAGATCCCACTGTGAACAGACTCGAACAACTCGCCGCGGAGATGTTCGGCAAAGAAGCCGCCCTTTTCGTTGCGTCTGGAACAATGGGAAATCAGGTCAGCATCATGGTGCACACGCAGCGCGGAGATGAGGTGATACTCGAAGCAGACAGCCACATCTTCTGGTACGAGGCCGGTGCCATGTCTGTCCTTTCGGGTGTCATGCCGCACCCGATAAAAGGCAAAAACGGTGCGATGGATCCGGACGATGTCAGGAAGGCGATAAGACCAAAAGACATACACTTTCCAAGGACCTCGCTGATAACGATAGAAAACACCCACAACAGATCGGGTGGCAGAGTCGTTCCGCTGGAAAACTTCAAGGCAATATACCAGATCGCCAAGGAACACGGGATAAACGTTCATGTGGACGGAGCGAGGATCTTCAACGCCTCGATTGCGTCTGGTATTTCTGTCAAAGAGTATGCTAAGTACGCCGATTCGCTGATGTTCTGTCTCTCCAAAGGTCTCTGCGCCCCGGTAGGCTCGATAGTCGTGGGAAGCAAACAGTTCATCGAGAGGGCGAGAAAGGCGAGGAAGATCCTCGGTGGGGGTATGAGACAGGCGGGCGTTCTGGCGGCAGCAGGCATCATCGCTCTGACCAAGATGGTCGATCGATTGAAGGAAGATCACGAGAACGCGAAGTTCTTAGCAACGAAACTGAGAGAGATAGGTTATTCGGTGAACGTTGAAGATGTGGAAACGAACATGGTGATATTGAAGACCGACAATCTGAAGGTCAACGCACACCAGTTTTTGAGCGCGATGCGCGAAAAAGGTGTACTTGCAGTTGCATTTTCAGACACCTCGATAAGACTCGTCACACACAACGATGTGTCGAGAAAGGATATAATAGAAAAAGCCCTGAATGTGTTCGAAGAACTCTTCAGAGAATTCAGACGTTGA
- a CDS encoding D-aminoacylase: MYDVLIVNGMVVDGTGSPWFYADVAIENGKIVEMGKLNRRKAKTTIDAKGMFVCPGFIDIHSHSDFSAFVNPFYESKLRQGVTTELVGNCGYSLAPLLSDALEETKQHYREMYSVEAGWQTVQDYLNALQGAKPAINYATLVGHGTVRKSVMGYENRKPTPEEMKKMKKLVAESMRQGAFGMSTGLIYPPGSFADTDEIAELCKVVHRYNGFYATHMRSESARLIESVQETIEIGRKSKVSVQISHHKACGEKYFGKVKETLKMVEQARAEGYDVTCDVYPYTATSTDLDAILPDWVHEGGLEKMLERLRDPKIRERIKRQIDPVQKAMGGYDKIHISYVFSEKNRPFQGKSLTEIAKVLNKDPLETAFDLILEERGRVGMIRFAMDEEDVRLVIKSPYSMIGSDGSALSVSGPLSHGHPHPRNFGTFARVLSRYVREQKLLSVEEAIWKMTGFPARKIGLFDRGILRPKMVADIVVFDLEKVQELATFEDPKRYPEGIMHVLVNGVIVVRDGQLTGERPGKVLRKFNR; this comes from the coding sequence ATGTACGATGTGCTGATAGTGAACGGAATGGTGGTGGATGGAACCGGCAGTCCCTGGTTCTACGCAGATGTAGCCATCGAAAACGGGAAGATAGTCGAAATGGGAAAACTCAACCGCAGGAAAGCGAAGACAACCATTGACGCGAAGGGTATGTTCGTATGCCCGGGTTTCATAGACATACACAGCCATTCGGATTTCTCTGCCTTCGTGAATCCTTTCTACGAGAGCAAGCTGAGACAGGGTGTCACCACCGAGCTCGTCGGAAACTGCGGTTATTCTCTGGCCCCACTGCTGAGCGATGCGCTCGAAGAAACGAAACAGCATTACAGAGAGATGTACAGTGTTGAAGCGGGCTGGCAAACCGTTCAAGATTATCTGAACGCGCTCCAAGGCGCAAAGCCCGCGATAAATTACGCCACCCTCGTCGGGCACGGAACGGTTCGAAAATCTGTGATGGGATACGAAAACAGAAAGCCCACACCCGAAGAAATGAAGAAGATGAAGAAACTCGTGGCGGAATCCATGAGACAGGGTGCGTTCGGCATGAGCACCGGTTTGATATACCCACCGGGAAGTTTCGCAGACACCGACGAGATAGCTGAACTGTGCAAGGTGGTGCACAGATACAACGGTTTTTACGCCACACACATGCGCAGCGAGAGTGCGAGGTTGATCGAATCCGTTCAGGAAACGATCGAGATCGGAAGAAAGAGCAAAGTTTCCGTGCAGATCTCCCACCACAAAGCTTGTGGAGAAAAATACTTCGGTAAGGTGAAAGAAACGCTCAAGATGGTAGAACAGGCACGCGCCGAAGGTTACGATGTCACGTGCGACGTTTACCCTTACACGGCAACGTCGACCGATCTGGACGCGATACTGCCAGACTGGGTCCACGAAGGCGGGCTCGAAAAGATGCTCGAAAGGCTGAGAGATCCAAAGATCAGAGAAAGGATCAAGCGGCAGATCGATCCCGTGCAGAAAGCCATGGGCGGTTACGACAAAATACACATCAGTTACGTGTTCAGCGAAAAGAACAGACCGTTTCAGGGAAAAAGCCTCACCGAGATCGCAAAAGTTCTCAACAAAGATCCCCTCGAAACCGCATTCGATCTCATCCTTGAAGAACGGGGTCGGGTCGGTATGATAAGGTTTGCGATGGACGAAGAAGATGTCAGGCTCGTTATCAAGAGCCCTTATTCGATGATAGGCTCGGACGGCAGCGCGCTTTCAGTTTCCGGACCGCTCTCGCATGGTCATCCACATCCGAGGAATTTCGGAACCTTTGCGAGGGTGCTGTCGCGCTACGTCAGGGAGCAGAAACTTTTGAGTGTGGAAGAGGCCATCTGGAAGATGACAGGCTTTCCCGCAAGGAAGATCGGCCTTTTCGACAGAGGCATTTTGAGGCCGAAGATGGTTGCGGACATCGTCGTGTTCGATCTGGAAAAAGTCCAAGAGCTTGCAACCTTTGAAGATCCAAAAAGATATCCCGAAGGCATCATGCACGTTCTCGTCAACGGAGTGATTGTGGTACGCGATGGACAGCTCACGGGTGAAAGACCCGGTAAGGTTCTGAGAAAGTTCAACCGCTGA
- the leuS gene encoding leucine--tRNA ligase: MPKYEPSEIEPKWQRYWEERGLFRTPQRSEKPKYYMLVMFPYPSGTLHVGHVKNYVIGDAVARYKRMRGYNVLHPFGYDAFGLPAENAAIERKIHPKDWTLNNINTIRKQIKRLGISYDWDREIITCLEPYYKWTEWIFLKLYEADLAYKKKAAVNWCPKCMTSLANEQVKDGRCERCGTPITIRHLEQWFFKITNYAERLLKDLDKLTGWPEHVKTMQRNWIGESKGAKVKFKVEGLDVDIEIFTTRPDTLWGVTFMALAPESPLVEQIVLPELKHDLEQFLVRVSMQDRHRRGALETEKEGFFTGRYAINPVNGERVPIYVANYILMEYGTGAIMGVPAHDQRDYEFAKKYNISIKQVIQPSEPFNEGRAYDGPGIMVNSGPLSGTKVPEEMEKVIEWLEEHGIGTRSVQYKLRDWLISRQRYWGAPIPIIYCEKCGVVPVPEKDLPVTLPYDVEFLPTGQSPLALKEEFKRTTCPKCSGPATREVDTMDTFVDSSWYFLRYINPDLEDAPFKKEDVNYWLPVDQYVGGVEHAILHLLYSRFITKVLHDLGYLDFDEPFTNLFTQGMIYKDGAKMSKSKGNVVSPDDMIEKYGADTLRLYILFMGPPEKDAEWSDAGIEGVHRFIRRAWNLIDKIISLEPKSSSSFGPREKELRRKLHSALLKITQDMEGGFKFNTAISSLMELVNDVSDYLQEVPEDSWHVPLLKEFAEKFVLMISPFAPHFAEELWHAMGKTTSIMEEPWPEYDPEALKVEEVEIAVQVNGKLRDRIKIPIDATKEEVLRIALESEKVKKFVNNSPKDAVYVPKRLLNIIV; encoded by the coding sequence GTGCCGAAGTACGAACCGAGTGAAATAGAACCGAAATGGCAGAGGTACTGGGAGGAAAGAGGCCTTTTCAGAACACCTCAGAGGAGTGAAAAACCCAAATACTACATGCTTGTTATGTTTCCCTACCCTTCTGGAACGCTTCACGTCGGACACGTTAAGAACTACGTGATAGGCGACGCGGTTGCGCGTTACAAACGCATGCGCGGCTACAACGTGCTGCATCCGTTCGGTTACGACGCCTTCGGATTGCCCGCGGAGAACGCCGCGATCGAAAGGAAGATCCATCCAAAGGACTGGACTCTGAACAACATCAACACGATAAGAAAACAGATAAAACGTCTCGGGATCAGCTACGACTGGGATAGAGAAATAATCACGTGTCTTGAACCTTACTACAAGTGGACCGAGTGGATCTTTCTGAAACTCTACGAAGCAGACCTTGCGTACAAGAAGAAGGCCGCCGTGAACTGGTGTCCAAAGTGTATGACCTCGCTCGCGAACGAGCAGGTGAAGGACGGGAGATGCGAGCGCTGCGGAACTCCCATAACGATAAGGCACCTTGAGCAGTGGTTCTTCAAGATAACCAACTACGCAGAAAGACTCCTGAAAGATCTTGACAAGCTTACGGGCTGGCCAGAGCACGTCAAAACGATGCAGCGAAACTGGATCGGTGAGAGCAAAGGTGCGAAGGTGAAGTTCAAAGTCGAGGGACTCGATGTCGATATTGAGATATTCACGACCAGGCCAGACACGCTCTGGGGCGTCACTTTCATGGCCCTCGCACCGGAATCACCGCTGGTGGAACAGATTGTCCTGCCCGAACTCAAACACGATCTTGAACAATTCCTTGTGCGCGTCAGCATGCAGGACAGACACAGAAGGGGTGCGCTCGAAACAGAAAAGGAAGGCTTCTTCACCGGTAGATACGCGATAAACCCCGTGAACGGTGAGAGGGTGCCCATCTACGTGGCGAACTACATTCTCATGGAATACGGTACCGGCGCGATCATGGGAGTGCCGGCACACGATCAGAGAGATTATGAATTCGCGAAGAAGTACAACATATCGATAAAGCAAGTCATACAGCCTTCCGAACCGTTCAACGAAGGTAGAGCCTACGATGGGCCGGGCATCATGGTGAACAGTGGCCCTTTGAGTGGAACGAAGGTTCCGGAAGAGATGGAGAAGGTCATAGAATGGCTCGAGGAACATGGCATCGGAACACGCTCGGTACAGTACAAACTGAGGGACTGGCTCATATCCCGCCAGAGATACTGGGGTGCTCCAATACCCATCATCTACTGTGAAAAATGCGGTGTTGTTCCTGTACCCGAGAAGGATCTACCCGTGACGCTCCCGTACGATGTCGAATTCCTGCCGACGGGACAATCCCCACTGGCGCTGAAAGAAGAATTCAAGAGAACGACCTGTCCGAAATGTAGTGGTCCGGCCACGCGCGAAGTGGACACGATGGACACCTTCGTCGATTCTTCGTGGTACTTCTTGAGGTACATCAATCCCGATTTGGAAGACGCCCCGTTCAAAAAAGAAGATGTGAACTACTGGTTGCCGGTCGATCAGTACGTTGGCGGAGTGGAACACGCCATACTCCATTTGCTCTACTCGAGGTTCATAACAAAGGTCCTGCACGACCTTGGTTATCTCGACTTTGACGAACCCTTCACCAACCTGTTCACGCAGGGCATGATATACAAAGACGGTGCAAAGATGAGCAAGAGTAAGGGCAACGTCGTTTCTCCCGACGACATGATCGAAAAGTACGGCGCCGACACGCTGAGACTCTACATACTGTTCATGGGACCTCCCGAGAAGGATGCCGAGTGGAGCGATGCGGGTATCGAGGGTGTACACAGGTTCATCAGGAGGGCCTGGAACCTCATAGACAAGATCATTTCGCTCGAACCTAAGAGTTCGTCGAGCTTCGGCCCTCGAGAAAAAGAACTCAGAAGGAAGTTACATTCTGCCCTGCTGAAGATCACTCAGGACATGGAAGGTGGTTTCAAATTCAACACGGCCATCAGTAGCTTGATGGAACTCGTCAACGACGTGTCGGATTATCTTCAGGAAGTTCCGGAAGATTCGTGGCACGTGCCACTGTTGAAAGAGTTCGCCGAGAAGTTCGTTTTAATGATCTCTCCGTTCGCACCGCATTTTGCTGAAGAACTCTGGCACGCGATGGGCAAAACGACATCGATCATGGAGGAACCCTGGCCAGAGTACGATCCTGAAGCTTTGAAAGTCGAAGAGGTGGAGATCGCAGTCCAGGTGAACGGTAAACTGAGAGACAGAATAAAGATTCCCATCGACGCAACGAAAGAAGAAGTTCTCAGGATCGCTTTGGAGAGTGAAAAGGTGAAGAAATTCGTGAACAACAGCCCGAAGGATGCCGTGTACGTTCCAAAAAGGTTGCTGAACATCATCGTGTGA